The genomic stretch TCGTGTCCTACTTCAACCGCCAGAAGCGTCCCGAAAGTCTGATCTACGCATCGCTCGACCCGGCAAAGATCCTCGGCGTGATCGACGATCACCGCGCATATAGCACGGTATCGCAGGGCGACGGCGCTAACTGGCGCGGCTATCGCGTCGAGTTCGCTGTGCCGGCCTCGCGCGAGTGGAAGGTCTGGACGGGCTCCGATCGCAAGGGTCTCAACCAACTCCAGTTCGCCGAGCTGATCGAAGACAACCTGCCCGACATCGTGTCGCCGGATGGCTCGACGATGCTCAGCGTCGCGCTCAACTTCGAGGCGAGCAAGGAGGGCAACTTCGTGTCGGCCGCGCGCCTGCAGGACGGCAGCACGAACTTCGTCTGGAAGGAAGACGTGAACGCCACCGGCAACAAGGTCGCGATGCCGTCGCAGATCACGCTCGAAATCCCCGTGTTCGAGAACGGCCAGCCGTCGCCCGTCGAGGCACGCATCAAGTACCGCATCAAAGACGGCAATCTGACCATCTGGTACGAGCTCGTGCGCCCGCACAAGGTGCTCGAAACCGCTTTCCGCGCCATCTGGTCGCAAATCGAAGAGCAGACGGCAACGACGATCCTGCTGGGTTCCCCCGAGTAACTGCGAGTGCGGCGGCTCCCCGAGCCAGCGCTTTGAGGGTGCGGTCCCGGCCCTCTCTTTTTGAATCGAAGGCTCTGCCGCAGCCAAAGGTCTGTCCTGATAAGCAGTCGATTGGGCACCTCCACGAGAATCCCCGGTCCGTGTCGGGTCTCGCAGCAGAGCAAATCTAGTTTAGGACACGCGGAATAGTCATGAAAGAACGTCCGATCCTCTTCAGCGGCCCGATGGTGCGCGCTCTGCTCGACGGCCGCAAGGGACAAACGCGTCGCGTCGTGAAGTTGCCGCACAACAATCCGCTGGGTTCGTGGGAGCCGACGACTATCGGCGGTCCAGACGGCGGACGCACCGCCAGCGGCGAGACGATTCCTTTTCAAGGCGCCATCTGGCACACCCGTACCGGCGACAGCTTGATGTGTCCGCACGGGCAGCCTGGCGATCAGCTTTGGGTTCGGGAAAGCGGCGTCAAGATCAAGCTCGCTGCGAGCGACTTTCACATCTTTCGTCATGATGAGCCGACGACGCTTCGAATCGGCGATTACTGGGTCGAGCAAACACGCGCGCCCGGTGCCAGTTACAACGTCGCCGGATGCTCGCGGGAAACCGCTCTTCGGTCCTATAGCGGCGCCAAGGTCGTGCCGTCGATCCACATGCCGCGGTGGGCATGCCGACTCGAGCTCGTAATCGCCAATGTGCGCGTCGAGCGCGTGCGGGACATCAGCGAGGCAGACGCCGCCGCCGAAGGTGTCGAGAGCCTGCGCAACGAAGGCGAGTACTGGAAAGACTACCTGCGGTCGACGAAGCATCAGGACGAACTGACCTGCTTAAGCGCTCGCGAGTCGTTCCGGACGCTGTGGGACAGCATCAACGCCGCTCGCGGGTTCGGTTGGGATGCTAACCCGTGGGTCTGGGTCGTCGAATTCAAGCGGACCGGGGCGTGACCATGCCAATGAGAGCGCAACCAGCATTACTCGCAGTCCCGGCGACCCTGACTGCTGCGTGTCTGTCAGTAATGGCAGGCTGGCAGCGTGGCGGGTTTCTGGCTGAGCGGGTGCTCTGGATCGCCGTCGGCGTCGTGCTGCTTGTCGCCGCTCACCTGCTCCCTGCCCTGATCCGTTCGCATGGCCGGCGTATCCGGTTTGTCGGCGTCCTGCTCTGGATCGGCTGCATGGCGGCCACCTGCTACGGGCACGCGGTCTTTTTCCTCCTGGCTCAGAAGCATGCTGGCGAGGTGCGTGCGGCAGCAGTCCCGGCAGTCACGACGACCGGCCGTAACCCGGCAGTCATCGCCGCCGACCGCGCTGCGCTCGTATCGCGACTGGCCCGAGCTACCGAACGCCGCTGTGCCGAACCGTGCCCGAGCCTGCGCATCGAGCGCGCGTCGCTTGCTGCTCGGCTGGATGCGATCGATGCCGAAGCAGCACAGGCGAAGCGTCAGGAATCCGCGCAGGACCGCGCCGACGCCGCGCGCGCCGCTGCCGTCGCTGATCCTGTGACGGGCGCCGTGACCGCGTTCGGCATCCCGTCGGGTCGCGTCGATCTGCTCGCCGGTCTCGCTTTCGCGGCAGTACTCGAAGCAGTCGCGTGCTTCTGCTGGCTGCTCGCGCTGCGCCCGGTCGAATCGCTCAAACCCAATACTGGCGCGGCAGTAACGCCAGTCACGAACATCAAGTCACCAGTCGTGACCGAGTATCGCGGCTACGTTCCGGACGCCAACGGCCCGTTACCACCGCCGCCGCAACCCGTCGCAGCCGTCATCGAAGCGCCCGACGACGCCGCGCGCGTACTCGCCGAGATTGCCGCTGGGCGGATGCGCGGCACGGTCGCGGAAATCAGGAAGTTCCTCGGCAAGTCACAGGCGCACGCGGCAGCAGTACGGAAGCAAATCAGCGGGCCGGCGCAACCGGCAATCAACCAATAACCGAAAACATGAAACGCGATCTGATCAGCTTGCCGCTGGACCTCGGGAGCGAACTTATCATCGACAACTTCGCTGGCGGCGGTGGTGCGAGCACCGGCCTCGAGCGCGCGTTCGGCCGTCCCGTCGACGTCGCGATCAACCACGACCCGGAGGCGATCGCTATGCACACGGCGAACCATCCGCACACCGCGCACTACTGCGAGAGCGTCTTCGGCGTTGATCCGATTGCAGTGACGCGTAATCAGCCCGCTGCGCTGGTGTGGCTGTCGCCCGACTGCAAGCACTTCAGCAAAGCGAAGGGCTCCACGCCGGTATCGAAGAAGATCCGAGGACTCGCGTGGATCGGCCTACGCTGGGCAGCGACGGTCAAGCCGCGCGTGATTATGCTCGAAAACGTTGAAGAGTTTCAGACGTGGGGCCCGTTGGCCGCCGACGGCCGCCCCGACCCGAAGCAGAAGGGCCGCACGTTCCGTTCGTTCGTAAATGCGCTTCGTGCGCAGGGTTACGTAGTCGACTGGCGCGAGCTGCGCGCCTGCGACTTCGGCGCGCCGACGATCCGCAAGCGCCTGTTTCTTGTCGCACGCCGCGATCATCTGCCCATCGTGTGGCCGACGCCCACGCACGGCGACCCGAAGAGCGCAGCCGTGCGCGCGGGGAAACTTCAACCGTGGCGCACTGCCGCAGAGTGCATCGACTGGTCGCTGCCCTGCCCGTCGATCTTCGAGCGCTCCAAGCCGCTGAAGGACGCGACGCTGCGCAGAATCGCGAAAGGCATCATGAAGTTCGTCGTGAATAGCGCCGATCCGTTCATCGTTTCGTATTACACGGCGGACGACCGTTTCCGTGGACAGCCTGTCGATGCCCCGCTCGGCACGCCGACGACAGCAAACCGCTTCGCCGTCGTTGCGCCGACGCTCATGCACCTGACGCACCAGGGCGCTGATCGTAACGGCGATCTCAACCAACCGTTGGCGACGGTGACCGGCGCGCATCGCGGCGAGCAGGCGCTCGTGTCGGCGACGCTGATCCAGACGGGTTACGGCGAGCGCGAAGGCCAATCGCCGCGCGTTCCCGGCCTCGATAAGCCGCTCGGCACGGCCGTCGCGGGCGGCGTCAAGCATGCGGTCGTTTCTGCCTTCCTCGCGAAACACTATGGCGGCGTTGTCGGTACGGGCGTCGATGTGCCAACTGGCACCGTGACGACCACCGACCATCACTCGGTTGTGACGTCGCACTTGCTGAAGCTGCGCAACAACCAGTTTGGCCAGGACGTGCGCGAGCCGATGCCCACGCTTACAGCGGGCGGCGGCCACGTCGGCGAAGTGCGCACGCTGCTGCAGAAGTATCACGGCCCCGACGCGCTCGGCATCGTAACGATCCGCGGCGAGCAATACGCAATCGTCGACATTGGCATGCGCATGCTCACGCCGCGCGAATTGGCGCGCGCCCAAGGATTTCCCGACAGCTACGTGCTCGACCCCGTGTTCGAAGGCAAGCCGCTCTCTAAGACTGCGCAAGTACGGATGATCGGCAATAGCGTCTGCCCGGATCTTTCCACTGCACTTGTCGTCGCCAACTTCGCGCACGAAAAGCAACTTGCCGGCGTCGCCGCCTGATCTGATCTAACCGCAAGGACAACGATAACCATGACCGAATATCCAATGCTCGATGACAAGCTGGCGACGCTGCGCAACGCTATCGAAGACGGCGTAAAGGCAGACAGCGCTCAGTGCCTGTCGCTGATGGAACTGGTGGACGCAATCGGAGAACAGTTCAAGCGCGAGCTGGCCGAATTCGAGATGTCTCCAGAATTCACCGACAGCGCCCGCGCGGCGCTCGTATGGGTGCTCTACCACCATCAGGGCGGATCGTCGCCCGTCGGCCAGCCGATCAGGTTCGCGCTCGGCATGGGCGCGCACGATCCGCTGAAACCGGCTCAGATTGGCGAAGCGCTGAAACTCGCGGAGAAATGCCATTTCCCCGCGGCGCGAGATATTCCCGCAGCCCCTTCCGCGCCAGCCGTCGATGGAGCGAGCGCAGCCGATTTCGATTCGGCGCAAGCCGTGTGGAACGACTGGCTGAAACTGCGCGGGACGGACGTCGATTTCAAATCTCACAACGCGGCGACCGAACTCGTGCGGTACGCAATGAACCGCACCGCACTATCCGCAGAGGCGGCGGCAGGGGAGCCGGTTGCTTACGTGCCGATCCATCCGAAGAACGGCCCGCTGTGGGCGAATACGGTGCCGACGCTCGATAGCGACCGTCCGAAGCATTACGAGACTCGCGCGCTGTATTTCACCGCCCCTCCAGCCGCTAAGAAAGGGGAATGACATGGGCAAGCGATACGAGATCGACCCGCTGACGAACTACACGGTCGACGAGAATGGTTGCTGGATCTACCAAGGTCGGAAGGACGCATACGGCTATGGGCAAGTCTGGTGGCGCGACAGGGACTGGCGCGCGCACCGGGCGTTCTACACGCATCACAAGGGCGAAATTCCGAATGGCCTGTTTGCTTGCCATACCTGCGATAACCCGCCGTGCGTGAACCCGGATCACATCTTCCTCGGCACGAACAACGACAACATTCAGGACTGTGTTAGCAAGGGACGTCAGAACTCGTCGCGAGGTATCCGCCAACACTCTGCGAAGCTTAACCCGGCGAAGGTAGTTGAAGCGCGTCGCCGGCATGCCGCTGGCGAGACTACCGCTTCCCTTGCGCGTGCGTTCGGCATTGTCGAATCAGCGATGTACAAGATTATTCGGCGCATCACATGGAAGACGGCTGAGCAGGACTTGGCCGCCTCTAGCGCCACAGCCAGCGACAAGGAGGGAGCGTGAAGCTGATTCTCGATCCTTGCTGCGGCAGCCGCATGTTCTGGTTTGATCGCGCGAATCCTGCCGTCGTGTTCGGCGACCAGCGACGCGAGACCGTCACCGTCACGGACCGCTCACACGGCCGCGAAGACGGTACGCGCACGTTGAACATCGAACCGGATTTTCTGATGGACTTCCGCGCACTGCCGTATCCCGAGGCCTCATTCAAGCTCGTGTCGTTTGATCCGCCGCACCTGGTGCGCGCAGGCCCGAAAAGCTGGCTTGCGGCGAAGTACGGAAAGCTGTCACAGGACTGGCGTGAAGATCTGCGCCGCGGCTTCGCCGAGTGCTTCCGCGTTCTCGATGATCACGGCGTGCTGGTCTTCAAGTGGAATGAAACGCAGATCAAGGTCGGCGAGGTGCTCGCGCTCACGCCTGAGAAGCCACTGTTCGGCCAGGTCAGCGGACGCAAGGGAATGACGCACTGGCTCGTGTTCATGAAGCGCGCAGCCAGCGACAGCGCTCAAGGAGGTCCGGCGTGAGCGAGTGGCGAGACAACGCAAACCGAGCGGCCGCACGACGCTTGGGCAGACTGTCGCGCTATGGCTCGCGCCGGATCAAAAGCGCAATCCGCTACTACATGCGCCGGCAGCGCAAACATTTCGATCCGCACGGCGTGCTCTGGTACGACGACGCCTATGTGCTCGATCTCGTGCTCGAACGCATCCCGTTTTGAAGGAACAGCAAATGACTGACAACAACAAGACTCTGCTTCCGTGCCCGTTTTGCGGTGCAACGCCGTTCCTACATCGAGGCGAAGGAATCGTCGGCATCTCATGCGGCCTCGACTCCGCATGCAATAAGACTGGGCTTTGCGTGGCATTCTCTCCCGAGAAAGAGGCTTCCGCGATCGACGCGTGGAATCGGCGCGCCGCCCCTGTCGCTGACAGCGCAGAAAAAAGCCCCGCTTCCAATGGAAAGCGAGGCAAGAACTGCGGGCATTCCGAGGGTTGCGTCTGGCCCGCTGACGACATGATCGACGAACAGCGCCCCGCGGTGATTCGGCAATTTCCGAATGTCGATGCAGAAGCGTCTGCAATGGCGAAAGATGCAGAGCGGTATCGGTATCTGCGCCACTTCACGCGCGGCCAGCAGACTTTCGGTGGCGTATCGACTGGCGCTGCCCCCCGGCTGCAATGGTTCGAGTTTCCCGCTGTTGCGCCGCTTGGCAATGTCATGAAAGGCGCCGTATCTCAGCATCTCGACGAAGCCATCGACGCCGCTATCGCGGCATCCGCGCACAGGGCTGAACCTCGTGAATGTTGAAGCCAGCCACCAAGGCGCCGGCACTGAAGAAAGCGAGGCTAAAGACCACGCATCCCATACCGAATTTCAGAATGGGCATGTGCGAATCCGGCTCCTTAAACCCCATCAACTCATTGAAAAGGACGTTTTGAGTAAGGTACGAGCAAACAAACGCTCCGCCGACGCAGACAAGACCGAGAACAAACAGACATATCGAGAGCTTAAGAGACCCGGGGTCAACTGCCGCACTGACTTTGTCGTACGCAGCAATGATGCCCGCGGCGGCGCCGCCGTTGAGGAGCGCCATGAGCTTAAAGGCCTCGATGGATACCGTGATCATCGATTTGTATGTTTCCAGCGCATGGTCGTCTTTAAAGCTTGCACCCATAAAACCCCCGTTTTTCGAGGCATCGTAGCATGAGCGAGAACAGCAAAATCGAATGGACAGACCACACGTTCAATCCGTGGGAAGGCTGCCAGAAGGTCGGGCCCGGCTGCGATCACTGCTACGCCGAGACGCGCAATGCGCGCTTCGCGGGCGGTACCGCTATCAACTGGGGACCGGGCGCGCCGCGGCGCCGCACGTCGCCTGCGAACTGGCGTAAGCCGCTGCACTGGAATGCGGTGCACGGGAACTTCCTCTATCAGCACGGTCGTCGCCAGCGCGTGTTCTGCGCATCGCTCGCGGACGTATTTGATAACGCCGTTGATCCGGCATGGCGCGCCGATCTCTTCGCGTTAATCAAGCAGACACCGAACCTCGACTGGCTGCTTCTGACCAAGCGCATCGGCAACGTCCCAGCGATGTTGGCAGAGATCGGCATTACGGGCCTGCCGTGGAACGTGTGGCTCGGCGCGACCATCGTCAACCGGTCAGAGATGCTGCGCGACGCTGAAAAGCTTCTCACTGTGGAGGCGCGCGTGCGCTTCTGGAGCGTCGAACCGATGCTCGGCGACCTCGGAGACATACCATCCGAACTGCTCCCAGACTGGGTCATCTGCGGCGGTGAAAGCGGCCATGGCGCGCGACCGATGCATCCCGACTGGGCGCGATCGCTGCGCGATCAATGCGATGCGGCCGGAGTTCAATTCCTGTTCAAGCAATGGGGCGAGTGGATGCCTGCCGACGCTGATGACTGCGACCCGGGTATCGATAGTCGACGCCTGATGTGGAGCGACGGCGCCCCCTATTCAGAACAGGATGGCCAGCGCGCCGCAGCCCTCTTGGCACACGTCGGCAAGAAAGCCGCAGGCCGCCTGCTCGACGGCCGCACGCGCGATGGATTTCCGCGAGATGCGGCATGAGCGCGATCACAGCCCGCGCTCACGTCGATCCGCGGGCCGATCAACGCCTACCCGCCGAAGTCAGTTGCGCCGAGCAGAACCATTGCGAGAGTCGGATTGGCTCGCCGGGATTTGTACGCGGCCTCGCGAATCTTCTCGGCATGCGTCTGGAATATGTCCAGCCGCTTTGCAAAGTGCTCACTTCCGGCGAGCACTCCGAGGGCGGTGCCAGTAATCCGTGCAGGCACGTTACCGTCCCGGTCGCGAACCACGAAACTGATGTAATCACCGGTCGTAACGTCGCTGACGTCGGTTATTTGAAAACTCTGCTCCATCGCCATGACACCTCCTTCGTTAAGGGACGAAGACACAGTACTACAGCACGCGACCAGAATCACATCACCGAGCATAAAAGAAGAATTTGCATGGAAGCAGCAGCACAGCGACTACTCGAAACCACCCGCCGCAACTGGAGCATCAAATGATCGGATCGATGTTTCTTTCAGCAGAAGAGCTCGTCGAACTGACCGGCCGCCGCCAGCGCGCTTCGCAGGAAGCAGCGCTGCGCGCGATGGGCATCGAGCACAAGGTACGCGCCGATGGCCGCCTGGTCGTCTCGCGCCGTCACGTCGAGCAGCAGCTCGGCGCGGCCGGCGACAGCAGCGCGCAACACGAAGTTATGCCGGATTGGAGCGCAGCGTAATGCCGAAGGCCAGAAATAAAGAGAACAAGGGCCTCCCGGCCCGCTGGCGTCAGATTCACGGGGCTTACTACTACCGCGTGCCGGACGGGCTGGAATCTGCATGGGATGGGAAGAAGCAGTTCCGGCTCGGTAAGACGCTGCCGGAAGCATACAAGGCATGGGCTGACCGTCTGGCGACGCTCGACGATGCGAAGACCATCGGCGAGTTGCTCGACCGGTACGCGCTTGAAGTCGTGCCGAACAAGGAAATCACGACACAGGCGCACAACGCCGTTGCGATCAAGCGCCTGCGCGCCGTGCTCGGCGCCGTGCCGCTGACGTCGATCAAGCCGCGCCATGTCTATCAATACATCGATAAGCGCTCAGCGAAGACCGCAGCGAAGCGCGAAATCGAAGTTCTCTCGCACGCGTACACGAAGGCCGTCGAGTGGGGCTATCTCGACCGACATCCGTTCAAACGAGAAGTCCGACTCGAAGGTCAGAAGCCGCGCACCCGCTACATCGAAGACTGGGAGATCGTCGAATGCCTGTCGCTCGAAGCGCGCCGAAAGTCCGGAAGCGTGCTCGCGATTCAGGCGTACATCCGGATCAAGCTGCTCACCGGCCTGCGCCGTGGCGACCTGCTGCGACTGACGATGTCCGATCTGAAGGATGACGGGATTCACGTGACGCCCGGCAAGACTGAGAACACGACGGGCAAGCGGCTGATTTACGAGTGGACCGACGAGTTGCGCGGCGCCGTCGCAATGGCGAAGTCCGCGCGGCCGGTGACGATCGCGCCTTGGCTCTTT from Paraburkholderia phymatum STM815 encodes the following:
- a CDS encoding HNH endonuclease, giving the protein MGKRYEIDPLTNYTVDENGCWIYQGRKDAYGYGQVWWRDRDWRAHRAFYTHHKGEIPNGLFACHTCDNPPCVNPDHIFLGTNNDNIQDCVSKGRQNSSRGIRQHSAKLNPAKVVEARRRHAAGETTASLARAFGIVESAMYKIIRRITWKTAEQDLAASSATASDKEGA
- a CDS encoding tyrosine-type recombinase/integrase produces the protein MPKARNKENKGLPARWRQIHGAYYYRVPDGLESAWDGKKQFRLGKTLPEAYKAWADRLATLDDAKTIGELLDRYALEVVPNKEITTQAHNAVAIKRLRAVLGAVPLTSIKPRHVYQYIDKRSAKTAAKREIEVLSHAYTKAVEWGYLDRHPFKREVRLEGQKPRTRYIEDWEIVECLSLEARRKSGSVLAIQAYIRIKLLTGLRRGDLLRLTMSDLKDDGIHVTPGKTENTTGKRLIYEWTDELRGAVAMAKSARPVTIAPWLFCNRRGECYFNEETGRAGGWDTMWRNFMERVLGETKVKEHFTEHDMRAKCASDAETLEHAQALLAHADGKVTERIYRRKPERVKPLR
- a CDS encoding class I SAM-dependent methyltransferase; amino-acid sequence: MKLILDPCCGSRMFWFDRANPAVVFGDQRRETVTVTDRSHGREDGTRTLNIEPDFLMDFRALPYPEASFKLVSFDPPHLVRAGPKSWLAAKYGKLSQDWREDLRRGFAECFRVLDDHGVLVFKWNETQIKVGEVLALTPEKPLFGQVSGRKGMTHWLVFMKRAASDSAQGGPA
- a CDS encoding YfdQ family protein is translated as MLNDFQGERDVAAVLAAGTSLAGAQKSPLQDGKPFVIVPDGYKAQIVDEVFGNPARASGLVKLRDANSFVSYFNRQKRPESLIYASLDPAKILGVIDDHRAYSTVSQGDGANWRGYRVEFAVPASREWKVWTGSDRKGLNQLQFAELIEDNLPDIVSPDGSTMLSVALNFEASKEGNFVSAARLQDGSTNFVWKEDVNATGNKVAMPSQITLEIPVFENGQPSPVEARIKYRIKDGNLTIWYELVRPHKVLETAFRAIWSQIEEQTATTILLGSPE
- a CDS encoding DUF4224 domain-containing protein; its protein translation is MFLSAEELVELTGRRQRASQEAALRAMGIEHKVRADGRLVVSRRHVEQQLGAAGDSSAQHEVMPDWSAA
- a CDS encoding phage Gp37/Gp68 family protein, producing MSENSKIEWTDHTFNPWEGCQKVGPGCDHCYAETRNARFAGGTAINWGPGAPRRRTSPANWRKPLHWNAVHGNFLYQHGRRQRVFCASLADVFDNAVDPAWRADLFALIKQTPNLDWLLLTKRIGNVPAMLAEIGITGLPWNVWLGATIVNRSEMLRDAEKLLTVEARVRFWSVEPMLGDLGDIPSELLPDWVICGGESGHGARPMHPDWARSLRDQCDAAGVQFLFKQWGEWMPADADDCDPGIDSRRLMWSDGAPYSEQDGQRAAALLAHVGKKAAGRLLDGRTRDGFPRDAA
- a CDS encoding Lar family restriction alleviation protein, whose product is MTDNNKTLLPCPFCGATPFLHRGEGIVGISCGLDSACNKTGLCVAFSPEKEASAIDAWNRRAAPVADSAEKSPASNGKRGKNCGHSEGCVWPADDMIDEQRPAVIRQFPNVDAEASAMAKDAERYRYLRHFTRGQQTFGGVSTGAAPRLQWFEFPAVAPLGNVMKGAVSQHLDEAIDAAIAASAHRAEPREC
- a CDS encoding DNA cytosine methyltransferase, with product MKRDLISLPLDLGSELIIDNFAGGGGASTGLERAFGRPVDVAINHDPEAIAMHTANHPHTAHYCESVFGVDPIAVTRNQPAALVWLSPDCKHFSKAKGSTPVSKKIRGLAWIGLRWAATVKPRVIMLENVEEFQTWGPLAADGRPDPKQKGRTFRSFVNALRAQGYVVDWRELRACDFGAPTIRKRLFLVARRDHLPIVWPTPTHGDPKSAAVRAGKLQPWRTAAECIDWSLPCPSIFERSKPLKDATLRRIAKGIMKFVVNSADPFIVSYYTADDRFRGQPVDAPLGTPTTANRFAVVAPTLMHLTHQGADRNGDLNQPLATVTGAHRGEQALVSATLIQTGYGEREGQSPRVPGLDKPLGTAVAGGVKHAVVSAFLAKHYGGVVGTGVDVPTGTVTTTDHHSVVTSHLLKLRNNQFGQDVREPMPTLTAGGGHVGEVRTLLQKYHGPDALGIVTIRGEQYAIVDIGMRMLTPRELARAQGFPDSYVLDPVFEGKPLSKTAQVRMIGNSVCPDLSTALVVANFAHEKQLAGVAA